From Psychroflexus torquis ATCC 700755, the proteins below share one genomic window:
- a CDS encoding acetolactate decarboxylase — protein MRKLLLVLLTIGIISCNSTKKESNSKGEYSDIKIVGAMKSVMWKGELGSKIELDAILNKNGLYGIGPVSYLAGELLINDGQSYISKVTSDSTMTVEKSFDISAPFFVYANVGEWNEFELPSNIISVQDLEKFIDEKTTKRKRPFVFKLKGEVSTAIIHSQNLPEGTKVSSPDDAHQGQVNYNLTEEESEIVGFFSTEHQGVFTHHDSFVHMHLITKDEDKMGHLDELEIGNMKLYLPKK, from the coding sequence TTGAGAAAATTACTACTTGTACTACTAACGATCGGAATAATAAGTTGCAACTCGACTAAAAAAGAATCTAATTCAAAAGGAGAATACTCTGATATAAAAATTGTTGGAGCAATGAAAAGCGTAATGTGGAAAGGTGAATTAGGGAGTAAAATTGAATTAGACGCCATTTTGAACAAGAATGGACTCTATGGAATTGGACCTGTAAGCTATTTGGCGGGTGAATTACTAATAAACGACGGACAGAGTTACATATCGAAAGTAACTTCTGATTCTACAATGACAGTTGAGAAAAGTTTTGACATATCTGCACCTTTCTTTGTATATGCCAATGTAGGTGAATGGAACGAATTTGAATTACCATCAAATATTATATCAGTCCAAGATTTGGAAAAATTTATCGACGAAAAAACGACGAAACGCAAGCGACCATTTGTTTTTAAATTAAAAGGAGAAGTTTCAACAGCTATTATTCATTCTCAAAACTTACCAGAAGGAACCAAGGTCTCTTCACCAGACGATGCACATCAGGGACAAGTTAATTATAATTTGACCGAAGAAGAGTCTGAAATAGTTGGATTTTTCTCAACAGAGCATCAAGGAGTTTTTACACATCACGACTCATTTGTCCATATGCATTTAATAACTAAGGATGAAGATAAGATGGGGCATTTAGACGAATTGGAAATTGGTAATATGAAACTATATCTGCCTAAAAAATAA
- a CDS encoding toxin-antitoxin system YwqK family antitoxin, with the protein MKSRILFLLSLTILFSCSTTKEIKENGTSVSQLNGITKEFYENGDLKVNWNYKNNQLNGISEEYHKNGTYSKWNYEKGQIIEGKSYFKSGKLLQEYTFKNGTRDGTAIRYYETGEKETIWEFENDILISGIAYYPTGEKWTDFEYKNGIPAGISTEYYKSGKKKIEWNYKNGELSGESIEYFENGIVKKILNY; encoded by the coding sequence ATGAAATCAAGAATACTATTTTTACTATCATTAACAATCCTTTTTTCTTGTTCTACAACCAAGGAAATTAAAGAAAATGGAACTAGTGTAAGTCAACTAAACGGAATTACAAAAGAATTCTATGAAAATGGAGATTTAAAAGTTAATTGGAACTACAAAAACAACCAATTGAATGGAATTTCAGAAGAATATCACAAAAACGGAACTTACTCTAAATGGAATTATGAGAAGGGACAAATTATTGAAGGAAAATCCTATTTTAAAAGTGGTAAACTCCTTCAAGAATACACTTTTAAAAACGGAACAAGAGACGGAACGGCAATCAGATATTATGAAACTGGAGAAAAAGAAACGATCTGGGAATTCGAAAATGACATTCTAATCAGCGGAATCGCATATTATCCTACTGGAGAAAAATGGACTGACTTTGAATATAAGAATGGAATTCCAGCAGGAATATCTACTGAATATTATAAAAGCGGGAAAAAGAAAATTGAGTGGAATTACAAAAATGGAGAGTTAAGCGGAGAGTCAATTGAATATTTTGAAAATGGGATTGTAAAAAAAATTCTCAACTATTAA
- a CDS encoding DUF6563 family protein — MKKITILTLSLILTIQLFGQDSQNVFKSFTEFTEMEPSQKFDFQFKQRTSGNIFMSGGIKNYRIEKVKPSTSLDYLTKEAWGVFEKDSIFINSYPYSKLIGYNKISGIGYYSYFIGEPAKLKEEQLKLGIINEGESQKGVCCKTSFVILPNGMVKWLTPSYLKELISDNAELVDELESQKLTPDNVYDMFTILDKYNKTKEK; from the coding sequence ATGAAAAAGATTACTATTCTGACTTTAAGCCTAATTCTTACAATTCAACTATTCGGTCAAGATTCTCAAAATGTGTTTAAATCATTTACCGAATTTACAGAAATGGAACCTTCACAGAAGTTTGATTTTCAATTCAAGCAAAGAACTTCTGGAAATATATTTATGTCAGGTGGAATTAAAAATTATAGGATTGAGAAAGTAAAACCTTCCACATCTCTTGACTATTTGACAAAAGAAGCCTGGGGAGTTTTTGAAAAGGATTCTATTTTTATTAATAGCTATCCATACTCTAAATTGATTGGGTACAATAAAATTTCAGGAATAGGATACTATTCGTATTTTATTGGAGAGCCAGCGAAATTAAAGGAAGAACAATTGAAACTGGGGATAATTAATGAAGGAGAATCACAAAAAGGAGTTTGTTGTAAGACAAGTTTCGTGATATTACCAAATGGCATGGTAAAATGGTTGACTCCATCTTATTTGAAAGAACTAATATCTGATAATGCGGAATTGGTAGATGAATTGGAATCCCAGAAACTAACACCTGATAATGTCTATGACATGTTTACTATTCTAGATAAATACAATAAGACGAAGGAGAAATAA
- a CDS encoding sigma-70 family RNA polymerase sigma factor: protein METQTIWDNFNEELYFFILKKVKNKDTTNDIFQNTFLKIHKNLFKLEKEEKARAWIFQIARNEIVNYFNEESIYVGKLDINKENSLPEYQHICCFDKFINDLPEIYRQVIELIYIKGQKQKDSAKELEISLENVKARIKRAKDILKKKFNECCKYEFDKNGKLIGESNCSSCNGIIK, encoded by the coding sequence ATGGAAACTCAAACGATTTGGGATAATTTTAATGAAGAACTCTATTTTTTTATCCTTAAAAAGGTTAAAAATAAAGACACTACAAATGATATTTTCCAAAATACATTCTTGAAAATTCATAAAAATTTATTCAAGCTTGAAAAAGAAGAAAAAGCGAGAGCTTGGATTTTCCAAATTGCTCGTAATGAAATAGTTAATTACTTTAATGAAGAATCTATTTACGTAGGGAAGTTGGATATAAATAAAGAAAATTCTTTACCAGAATACCAACATATATGCTGCTTTGATAAATTCATAAATGATTTGCCAGAAATCTACAGACAAGTCATTGAACTGATTTATATAAAAGGACAAAAACAAAAAGACAGTGCAAAAGAACTAGAAATAAGTCTTGAAAATGTTAAAGCAAGAATTAAAAGAGCCAAAGATATTTTAAAGAAAAAATTTAACGAATGTTGTAAATATGAGTTTGATAAAAATGGCAAGTTGATTGGTGAGTCTAATTGCTCTTCGTGTAACGGTATAATAAAATAG
- a CDS encoding Fic family protein, which translates to MEVISLLSKADRQLGRLDMYSEYVNIDLFIRMHIAKEATQSSKIEGTQTNMEDAFLSREEVSLDKRDDWEEVQNYIQAMNEAVKLLYTSPFSSRLIKQTHKILLQGVRGANKLPGEFRISQNWIGGASINDAMFIPPVHTSIGEIMSDLEHFANNELNHLPDLLKIAIIHYQFETIHPFLDGNGRVGRLLITLYLVNKGILKQPILYLSDFFERNRLLYYDNLMRVRSNNDINQWLKFFLTGIIETAKKGVTTFDGIMQLQKTLELKIKGLGNRSGDAKKVIDYLYTQPVIEVSRVGKIIQKSNVTAYKLLNTLEEIEVLKEVSGAQRNKLYVFNEYINLFKID; encoded by the coding sequence ATGGAAGTCATAAGCTTATTGAGTAAAGCTGATAGACAGTTAGGGCGACTGGATATGTATTCTGAATATGTTAATATAGATTTGTTTATTCGCATGCACATCGCCAAAGAAGCAACACAGTCATCCAAAATAGAGGGCACACAAACCAATATGGAAGATGCTTTTTTAAGCAGAGAGGAGGTTTCTTTAGATAAAAGAGACGACTGGGAAGAAGTACAGAACTATATACAAGCCATGAACGAAGCGGTAAAATTGTTGTACACTTCACCATTTTCTTCTCGATTAATAAAACAAACGCATAAAATACTATTACAAGGCGTGCGCGGAGCAAACAAACTTCCTGGTGAATTTCGAATATCGCAAAACTGGATTGGTGGTGCTTCTATTAATGATGCTATGTTCATTCCTCCAGTACATACTTCCATTGGAGAAATCATGTCCGACCTCGAGCATTTTGCCAATAACGAATTAAATCATCTGCCAGATTTGCTTAAAATTGCCATCATTCATTATCAATTTGAAACCATTCATCCCTTTTTAGACGGAAATGGAAGAGTAGGAAGACTTTTGATTACGCTTTATCTGGTCAATAAAGGTATTCTTAAACAACCCATACTTTACCTTTCTGATTTCTTTGAGCGAAACAGACTGTTGTACTATGATAATTTGATGCGTGTGAGATCAAACAATGACATCAATCAATGGCTTAAGTTTTTCCTTACAGGCATCATTGAAACGGCTAAAAAAGGAGTAACTACTTTTGATGGTATTATGCAGCTACAAAAAACATTGGAGCTTAAAATTAAAGGTTTAGGAAACCGAAGTGGAGATGCGAAAAAAGTTATTGATTACTTGTATACACAGCCTGTTATAGAGGTAAGTCGAGTGGGGAAAATTATTCAAAAATCCAACGTCACAGCCTATAAGCTGCTTAATACTTTAGAAGAAATAGAAGTCTTAAAAGAAGTTTCAGGTGCACAACGAAACAAATTATATGTATTCAATGAATACATAAATCTTTTTAAAATTGATTAA
- a CDS encoding helix-turn-helix transcriptional regulator codes for MKKTEILPKDIWNDEKLNNVNEFIKNHSDNQSKERKIKNKLLSIQYKLEDYIERDDIEENEVLDILDFVKMYLKALDITKLDLANYFGMRDSNLHKYLTGKRKLNPEIVLKISSFSHTKPEYWYRVQVKNELMKLKKESAKDYEKYDYKKLLSL; via the coding sequence ATGAAAAAGACAGAAATCTTGCCTAAAGACATTTGGAATGATGAAAAACTCAATAATGTAAATGAGTTTATCAAGAATCATTCTGACAATCAATCTAAAGAAAGAAAAATCAAAAATAAACTTCTTTCTATTCAATATAAATTGGAAGATTATATAGAAAGAGATGATATCGAAGAAAATGAAGTGCTCGATATATTGGATTTTGTGAAAATGTATTTAAAAGCATTGGATATAACAAAATTGGATTTGGCAAACTACTTTGGAATGAGGGATAGTAATCTACATAAATATTTGACAGGAAAGAGAAAATTAAATCCAGAAATTGTATTAAAAATCAGTTCATTTTCTCACACCAAACCTGAATATTGGTATAGAGTACAAGTGAAGAATGAGCTTATGAAATTAAAAAAAGAAAGCGCAAAGGATTACGAAAAATACGATTATAAAAAATTATTATCATTATAA
- a CDS encoding toll/interleukin-1 receptor domain-containing protein translates to MKIFILHSSKNANYGNALVNLLTGIGISGDQIIFTSNDAYGIPIGQNIFDWLKNQIVEKPYVLYLLSSEYYKSVACLNEMGAAWVIENKHTMIFTPNFKLDSYEFQNGAIDPREIGFYINNNDKLIAFIDSLRTDYNVTTNPVLINQKIREFLDVIGNFNTTATTEIKNETLKKSVIADAIFQGKKETKLTEKSNNSPKKYVGKSRFFNDLMCGKLKDEEVILTHYIIDTARFRLFTGWQESQELDKIKAWEDVNGINSTLSDNYESALRRFEMKKLISVSAVTSGGKTKELQIIEELQDELLDLPTEVGEKINEIVDNNLKTESEQFNPDNWN, encoded by the coding sequence ATGAAAATATTTATTTTACATTCCTCTAAAAACGCTAATTACGGAAATGCACTTGTAAACCTTTTAACAGGAATTGGAATTAGTGGAGACCAAATAATTTTCACGAGTAATGATGCTTATGGAATCCCAATAGGACAAAACATATTTGATTGGCTGAAAAATCAGATAGTTGAAAAACCTTATGTTTTATATCTTCTTTCATCCGAATATTATAAAAGTGTCGCCTGTTTAAATGAAATGGGAGCAGCTTGGGTTATAGAAAATAAACATACTATGATTTTCACTCCAAATTTCAAATTAGATAGTTATGAATTTCAAAATGGAGCTATTGACCCAAGAGAAATCGGATTTTACATTAACAATAATGACAAATTAATTGCATTTATAGATTCATTAAGAACTGATTATAATGTGACAACAAATCCAGTTTTAATAAATCAAAAAATAAGAGAGTTTTTAGATGTAATTGGAAATTTTAATACAACCGCAACAACAGAAATAAAAAATGAAACATTAAAAAAGTCAGTAATCGCTGATGCAATTTTTCAAGGAAAGAAAGAAACAAAACTGACTGAAAAAAGTAATAATTCACCAAAAAAATACGTTGGAAAATCTCGGTTTTTTAACGATCTAATGTGTGGTAAATTGAAAGATGAAGAAGTAATTTTAACACATTATATAATAGACACAGCTAGATTTAGATTATTCACAGGTTGGCAAGAAAGTCAAGAATTAGATAAAATTAAAGCTTGGGAAGATGTGAATGGAATCAATAGTACGTTATCTGACAATTACGAGAGTGCATTGAGAAGGTTTGAAATGAAAAAGTTAATTTCTGTTTCCGCTGTGACAAGTGGTGGAAAAACTAAAGAGTTGCAGATAATTGAAGAGCTTCAAGATGAATTATTGGATTTGCCAACAGAGGTAGGTGAAAAAATAAATGAAATAGTTGATAACAATCTAAAAACAGAATCGGAACAGTTTAATCCAGACAACTGGAATTAA
- a CDS encoding transposase encodes MANLEEVLDSADLPEDILLKVDKGYQSKKNAEVLKKRNFKNHILKKAYKNKPLTTWEKKFNKLIDKTRASRRVNAAKNDTRNWEYSSCNVGCLYRRVFEV; translated from the coding sequence ATAGCAAATTTAGAAGAGGTATTAGACAGTGCAGATTTACCAGAAGACATTCTTTTAAAAGTAGATAAAGGTTATCAATCAAAGAAAAATGCTGAGGTTTTAAAAAAACGAAATTTTAAAAATCATATTTTAAAAAAGGCCTATAAAAATAAGCCGCTAACCACTTGGGAAAAGAAATTCAATAAACTCATAGACAAAACAAGAGCATCAAGACGTGTTAACGCGGCTAAAAACGACACCAGGAATTGGGAATATAGCAGCTGTAATGTTGGTTGTCTTTACAGACGGGTTTTCGAAGTTTGA
- the hsdR gene encoding EcoAI/FtnUII family type I restriction enzme subunit R, whose product MNEKKPSKNKGNLSERDICTKFINPAIEKAGWNMRTQVREEVSFTDGRIIVQGKLYTRGKSKRADYILYYKSNIPIAIIEAKDNKKAVGHGMQQALEYSEILQIPFVFTSNGDSFVFHDKTRTDGILEEELTLDNFPSPETLWKTYLKHTNIETPEAKEIVEKDYNVDDSGMSPRYYQQNAVNRTLEAIAKKQERIILVMATGTGKTYTAFNIIWRLWKTGIKKRILFLADRTALLTQTKNGDFSPFGNDIMHIIKNRKIDKSYQIYFALYQGLTSTDEDKNAYKEFSPEFFDLIVIDECHRGSASEASAWRAVLDYFSSATQIGLTATPKETKDVSNMEYFGEPVYTYSLKQGIDDGFLAPYKVVRITTNVDEGWRPTAGLRDKYGNEVEDRVYNLKDYDRTLAIDERTELIAKKITEYLKATDRYAKTIVFCVDIDHANRMRQALVNENADLVAKNWNYCVKITGDDEVGKQELDNFTDVEERFPVIATTSKMLTTGIDTKMVKLIVLESNINSVTEFKQIIGRGTRIREAEGKVFFTIMDFRKATNIFARPDFDGDPVQIYEPEPDEPVVPPDEGDIPQPGESNPNDPESALPSTPDISIDGQPEKVKKYFINQIPVTVVNERVQYYGKDGKLITESLKDYSRKNIEKEFASLDDFIQKWNDSEKKEELIKELAEHGVLLEALKEEVGQDLDDFDLICHIAFDQPALTRQERANNVRKRNYFTKYSETAQKVLNSLLDKYEQEGIGSIEQGSILNVQPLSQMGSVVELVRAFGKRKDFELAIKELENEIYNIA is encoded by the coding sequence ATGAATGAAAAAAAACCATCCAAAAATAAAGGGAACTTATCAGAAAGGGATATTTGCACCAAATTTATAAACCCTGCAATTGAAAAAGCAGGATGGAACATGAGGACACAAGTGAGAGAAGAAGTTTCTTTTACAGATGGACGTATTATTGTTCAAGGTAAATTGTACACCAGAGGGAAAAGTAAAAGAGCCGATTATATCCTGTACTATAAATCGAACATTCCAATTGCAATTATCGAGGCTAAAGACAATAAAAAAGCGGTTGGCCATGGCATGCAACAAGCCTTAGAATACTCAGAGATACTGCAAATACCATTTGTATTTACTTCTAATGGAGATTCATTTGTCTTTCATGATAAAACAAGAACTGATGGAATTCTAGAAGAAGAGCTCACTTTAGATAACTTTCCTTCTCCTGAGACCTTGTGGAAGACCTATCTAAAGCATACCAATATTGAAACTCCAGAGGCGAAAGAAATCGTGGAGAAAGATTATAATGTGGATGATAGCGGAATGAGTCCAAGGTACTATCAACAAAATGCAGTGAATAGAACCTTAGAAGCAATTGCGAAAAAGCAAGAACGAATTATTTTGGTGATGGCAACTGGTACTGGAAAAACCTATACGGCGTTTAACATCATCTGGCGTTTGTGGAAAACAGGAATCAAGAAACGCATCTTATTCCTTGCCGATAGAACTGCGCTACTAACACAAACAAAGAATGGTGATTTCTCTCCTTTTGGAAATGACATCATGCATATTATTAAAAACAGAAAGATTGATAAATCCTATCAAATCTATTTTGCATTGTACCAAGGTTTAACCAGTACGGATGAAGATAAAAATGCCTACAAAGAATTTAGTCCAGAATTTTTTGATTTAATCGTAATTGACGAATGCCATAGAGGAAGTGCTTCTGAGGCTTCAGCTTGGCGAGCCGTATTAGATTATTTTTCTTCAGCAACACAAATTGGACTTACAGCTACACCAAAAGAAACCAAAGATGTTTCCAATATGGAATACTTTGGAGAACCTGTTTACACCTATTCTTTAAAACAAGGTATTGATGACGGCTTTTTAGCCCCTTATAAAGTGGTAAGAATTACTACTAATGTAGACGAAGGCTGGAGGCCTACGGCTGGTTTGCGAGATAAGTATGGCAATGAGGTTGAAGACCGTGTCTATAATTTAAAAGATTACGATAGAACATTAGCTATTGATGAACGCACTGAACTTATAGCAAAAAAAATTACTGAATATCTAAAAGCAACTGATCGCTACGCAAAAACCATTGTTTTTTGTGTAGATATAGATCATGCCAATAGAATGCGACAAGCATTGGTTAATGAAAATGCAGATCTAGTGGCTAAAAACTGGAACTATTGTGTAAAAATTACGGGGGACGATGAGGTTGGAAAACAGGAGTTGGATAATTTTACAGACGTTGAAGAACGTTTTCCGGTGATTGCAACTACTTCAAAAATGTTGACCACAGGAATAGATACTAAAATGGTAAAATTAATTGTTTTAGAATCTAATATCAACTCTGTTACCGAGTTTAAACAAATTATAGGAAGAGGGACACGAATTAGAGAAGCAGAAGGTAAAGTGTTTTTCACGATAATGGATTTTAGAAAAGCCACCAATATTTTTGCAAGACCAGATTTTGATGGTGATCCTGTACAAATTTATGAACCAGAACCAGATGAACCAGTAGTGCCACCAGATGAAGGTGACATTCCCCAGCCAGGTGAAAGCAATCCAAATGATCCGGAATCAGCTCTACCTTCAACACCAGATATATCCATCGATGGACAGCCTGAAAAGGTAAAAAAATATTTTATCAATCAGATTCCTGTTACTGTAGTTAACGAGCGCGTGCAGTATTATGGAAAAGACGGTAAGCTTATTACAGAATCTTTAAAGGATTACTCTAGAAAAAATATTGAAAAAGAGTTTGCTTCACTGGATGATTTTATTCAAAAATGGAATGACTCAGAGAAGAAAGAAGAATTGATCAAAGAGCTTGCAGAACATGGCGTATTGTTGGAAGCACTTAAGGAAGAGGTTGGCCAAGATTTAGACGATTTTGATCTCATATGCCACATTGCTTTTGATCAACCAGCCTTGACCAGACAGGAACGTGCTAATAATGTGCGCAAGCGTAATTATTTCACCAAGTACAGTGAAACGGCACAAAAGGTATTGAATAGCTTGCTGGATAAATATGAGCAAGAAGGGATCGGGTCCATAGAACAAGGTTCTATATTGAATGTACAACCCTTGAGCCAGATGGGTTCTGTAGTCGAGTTGGTTAGAGCTTTTGGAAAACGAAAAGATTTTGAACTAGCCATTAAAGAATTAGAAAACGAAATATATAATATTGCATAA
- a CDS encoding ATP-binding protein yields the protein MNILTKIQQPEGRRLEFKEVPPTNAELARTIVSFANDAGGELFVGIKNNPREITGLPQHQLDTIENRISNIVNDQCTIIVLPEITFIDQKTIGTSISLQPEEAYQFVLRHISQGTEDYKGVYRNDRWEYPLIAIREVIRNAVIHRDYSLTGKDIKIAIFDDKLEITSPGKLLPTVDFNDMDAGQSDVRNKVLAPVFKRLGIIEQWGNGLQLIADDLNAYPEIELAWKEAGIAFRVSFIKKNYQAQLESQLELRHELEHELQHESLFSKTLQIVATKTSATKEIALALGQKNISGYLKKVIGKLLEQQLIEWTIPETPKSSKQQYKITKRGVAFLQLLHKKNE from the coding sequence TTGAATATTTTAACCAAAATACAACAACCTGAGGGCAGGCGTCTTGAATTTAAAGAAGTACCACCCACAAATGCCGAGTTAGCAAGAACGATTGTTTCTTTTGCTAATGATGCTGGAGGCGAATTGTTTGTTGGAATAAAAAACAACCCAAGAGAAATTACGGGTTTACCGCAGCACCAACTAGATACTATAGAAAACCGAATAAGTAACATTGTAAACGATCAATGTACAATCATTGTTTTACCAGAAATTACCTTTATAGACCAAAAAACGATAGGGACCAGTATCTCTTTACAACCAGAAGAGGCTTACCAATTTGTATTGCGTCATATTTCACAAGGAACAGAGGACTACAAAGGGGTTTATAGAAATGACCGCTGGGAGTATCCTTTAATCGCCATTAGAGAAGTTATTAGAAATGCTGTAATTCATAGAGACTATTCACTTACCGGGAAAGATATTAAAATTGCCATTTTTGATGATAAATTAGAAATAACAAGTCCAGGGAAATTACTGCCTACTGTAGATTTTAATGATATGGACGCAGGACAATCAGACGTGAGAAACAAAGTGCTGGCACCCGTTTTTAAACGATTGGGTATTATAGAACAATGGGGAAATGGTTTACAGTTAATCGCAGACGATTTAAACGCATATCCAGAAATAGAATTGGCCTGGAAAGAAGCTGGAATCGCCTTTAGAGTCTCCTTTATTAAGAAAAACTATCAGGCGCAGCTAGAGTCACAGCTAGAGTTAAGGCACGAGTTAGAGCACGAGTTACAGCACGAGTCTTTATTCTCAAAAACACTACAAATTGTAGCAACAAAGACAAGTGCTACCAAAGAGATAGCACTAGCTTTGGGGCAAAAAAACATATCAGGATACCTAAAGAAAGTTATAGGGAAATTACTAGAACAACAACTTATAGAATGGACCATCCCTGAAACTCCTAAAAGCTCCAAACAACAATATAAAATAACAAAAAGAGGTGTTGCATTTTTGCAACTCCTCCATAAAAAAAACGAATGA
- a CDS encoding HsdM family class I SAM-dependent methyltransferase, protein MSNIVINIKGIRDIMRKDTGVDGDAQRISQMVWMLFMKIFADKEEEWEITIDNYESPIPENLKWQNWAADDEGLTGDALMDFIETDLFPALKNLDITISPQARIIRAVFDDTYNYMKNGTLFRQVINVINEIDFNNSTDSHLFNDLYETILKELQSAGSSGEYYTPRAVTQFMVDMVNPQLGESVLDPACGTGGFLTCTIDHVRAQVKDATDRDVLQKSIRGIEKKPLPHLLCTTNLMLHGFDLPVVRRDNLLSKPYADWGTKDKLDIILSNPPFGGVEEDGTETNFPAKFRTKETADLFLALIIKLLKNKGRCAIVLPDGTLFGEGMKTRLKEELLDKCNLHTIVRLPNGVFNPYTGIKTNLLFFEKGTPTKEVWYYEHPYPKGAVSYNKTKPIHIKEFDVEKAWWNNREDEKFSKNAWKVSIEEIKKRGYNLDIKNPHQEVDTLASPEVLLEKYTATEQKISTIQDKIINVLTEALK, encoded by the coding sequence ATGAGTAACATAGTAATCAACATAAAAGGAATACGCGATATCATGCGTAAGGACACAGGAGTAGATGGAGATGCACAACGCATCTCACAAATGGTATGGATGCTTTTTATGAAAATATTTGCCGACAAAGAAGAAGAATGGGAAATTACCATAGACAACTATGAATCTCCTATTCCCGAAAACTTAAAATGGCAAAATTGGGCGGCAGACGATGAAGGCTTAACAGGTGATGCCTTAATGGACTTTATAGAAACCGATTTGTTTCCAGCCTTAAAAAATTTAGATATTACGATTAGCCCTCAAGCAAGAATTATACGTGCCGTTTTTGATGACACCTATAATTACATGAAAAACGGGACACTCTTCCGTCAAGTGATTAATGTGATCAATGAAATCGATTTTAACAACTCTACAGACAGTCATTTGTTTAACGATCTCTATGAAACCATTTTAAAAGAACTGCAAAGTGCTGGTTCTTCAGGTGAGTATTATACACCTAGAGCAGTCACACAGTTTATGGTAGATATGGTAAATCCACAATTGGGAGAAAGTGTATTAGATCCTGCTTGTGGTACTGGTGGTTTTTTAACCTGTACTATCGATCATGTAAGAGCACAAGTAAAAGATGCTACCGACAGAGATGTATTGCAAAAGTCCATCCGTGGTATTGAGAAAAAACCATTGCCGCATTTACTGTGTACCACTAATTTAATGTTGCATGGTTTTGATTTGCCTGTAGTGCGCAGGGATAATTTATTGAGTAAACCCTATGCCGATTGGGGTACAAAAGACAAGCTGGATATCATACTCTCCAATCCACCTTTTGGCGGTGTAGAAGAAGATGGAACCGAAACCAATTTCCCTGCTAAATTTAGAACCAAAGAAACAGCCGATTTATTTTTAGCCTTAATCATTAAACTCTTAAAAAATAAAGGACGTTGTGCGATTGTATTGCCAGACGGTACTTTGTTTGGCGAAGGCATGAAAACACGACTTAAAGAAGAACTCTTAGATAAATGCAACCTACATACCATTGTACGATTGCCTAATGGTGTTTTTAACCCCTACACAGGCATTAAAACCAACCTGTTGTTTTTTGAAAAAGGAACCCCTACTAAAGAAGTTTGGTATTATGAACATCCGTATCCTAAAGGAGCCGTAAGCTATAATAAAACCAAACCCATACATATTAAAGAATTTGATGTAGAAAAAGCCTGGTGGAACAATCGTGAAGATGAAAAATTCTCTAAAAATGCATGGAAAGTTTCTATTGAAGAGATTAAGAAAAGAGGTTATAATCTGGACATTAAAAATCCACACCAAGAAGTAGATACCTTGGCAAGTCCAGAAGTATTGTTAGAGAAATATACCGCTACAGAACAAAAAATTTCCACGATACAAGATAAGATTATAAACGTATTAACCGAAGCTCTAAAGTAA